The proteins below are encoded in one region of Polypterus senegalus isolate Bchr_013 chromosome 2, ASM1683550v1, whole genome shotgun sequence:
- the LOC120524524 gene encoding olfactory receptor 51E2-like, producing MIQDLQKHNFSYSSFILIGFPGFLEKRQLLFIPFCLLFILAISSNSVIIHTIRTGNTLQSPMYILICTIAAVDLSIPMTFAPKMLLAFLFDWNEISLIGCLVQMFFVHLTSSFQSTVTLIMAVDRYVAICNPLHYNNYINYSTLVKMSIAALIRNGIFIIIFTIPAGYLTFCTSNVIEHCYCDHMSLVSLACEDTLKNNIMGLAAIFFVAGVDLIFIFFSYLKIFHVAHRTASGKAREKAIHTCSTHLIVILMGYLLALCSFLAYRIRNSVSTDTHILVSVLYLILPSCFNPIIYGVRTKEIREQILQKMKGGKKCSVSNIG from the coding sequence ATGATTCAAGATcttcaaaaacacaatttttcttACAGTAGCTTTATTTTAATTGGATTTCCAGGATTCTTGGAAAAAAGGCAGTTGCTTTTCattcctttttgtcttttatttattttggctatATCTTCAAATTCTGTAATCATACACACAATTCGCACAGGAAATACCCTGCAGTCTCctatgtatatattaatatgcACAATAGCAGCTGTAGATTTATCCATACCCATGACTTTTGCTCCAAAGATGTTGCTGGCATTTTTATTTGATTGGAATGAAATTTCTCTTATTGGCTGTCTTGTTCAGATGTTTTTTGTTCACTTGACAAGCTCATTTCAGTCAACTGTGACGCTGATAATGGCTGTGGATCGCTATGTTGCAATATGCAATCCATTGCACtacaataattatataaattattctaCTTTAGTAAAGATGTCAATAGCAGCCCTAATTAGAAATGgtattttcattattatctttACGATCCCTGCAGGTTATTTGACATTCTGTACGTCAAATGTCATTGAGCATTGCTACTGTGATCACATGTCATTGGTAAGTTTGGCTTGTGAGGACACTCTAAAAAACAATATCATGGGCTTAGCAGCTATCTTTTTTGTAGCAGGTGTAgacttaatatttattttcttttcatatttaaaaatcttCCATGTTGCCCATAGAACAGCTTCTGGAAAAGCAAGAGAAAAAGCCATTCACACGTGTAGCACACATTTAATTGTTATCCTAATGGGTTATCTTTTAGCtttgtgctcattccttgcataTCGGATAAGAAATTCTGTTTCAACCGATACTCACATTTTAGTGAGTGTGCTCTATTTAATATTACCAAGTTGCTTCAACCCAATTATCTATGGTGTCAGAACAAAGGAGATTAGAGAacaaattttacagaaaatgaaaggaggaaaaAAGTGCTCTGTTTCAAATATAGGCTaa
- the LOC120524526 gene encoding olfactory receptor 51E2-like, which produces VPFSLLFILAVGANSVIIHTIRTENTLQSPMYILICTLAVVDLVIPMTFAPKMLLGFLFDWNEISLVGCLVQMFFVHLTNSFQSTVLLVMALDRYVAICNPLRYNDYINNSTLIKMFVAVVIRNSIFIIIFTVAAGYLTFCMSNVIENCYCDHMSLVSLACENTLKNSIMGLVAIFFITIVDLLFICFSYFKIFHAVLKAVSGKAREKAIHTCSTHLIVIIVGYLLTLCSYIAYRVKNSVSTDAHILINVLYLILPCCFNPIIYGVRTKEIRRFIVWNIKGGKLSSVSLTAQEIATEK; this is translated from the coding sequence gttcctttttctcttttatttatacTGGCAGTAGGTGCAAATTCTGTAATCATTCACACGATCAGAACCGAAAATACCCTGCAGTCACCTATGTATATCTTAATATGTACACTAGCAGTCGTAGATTTAGTTATACCAATGACTTTTGCTCCGAAAATGCTGTTGGGTTTTTTATTTGATTGGAATGAAATTTCTCTTGTTGGCTGTCTTGTTCAGATGTTTTTTGTTCACTTGACAAACTCATTTCAGTCAACTGTACTTCTGGTAATGGCTTTGGATCGCTATGTTGCAATATGTAATCCACTGCGTTATAATGATTATATTAATAACTCTACTTTGATAAAGATGTTTGTAGCAGTTGTAATAAGAAATAGCATTTTCATTATCATCTTTACTGTTGCTGCAGGTTATTTAACATTCTGTATGTCAAATGTGATTGAGAATTGCTACTGTGATCACATGTCTTTAGTAAGTTTGGCTTGTGAGAACACATTAAAGAACAGCATCATGGGCTTAGTAgctatattttttattacaattgtGGACTTACTATTTATTTGCTTttcctattttaaaatttttcatgcAGTCCTCAAAGCAGTCTCTGGAAAAGCAAGAGAAAAAGCCATTCACACATGTAGTACACATTTAATTGTTATCATTGTCGGTTATCTTCTAACTTTGTGCTCATACATTGCATATCGAGTAAAAAATTCTGTTTCAACAGATGCTCACATTCTAATAAATGTACTTTACTTAATATTACCCTGCTGCTTCAACCCAATTATCTATGGTGTCAGAACAAAGGAAATTAGAAGATTTATTGTATGGAACATAAAAGGAGGAAAACTATCTTCTGTTTCACTTACAGCCCAAGAAATAGCaactgaaaaataa
- the LOC120524525 gene encoding olfactory receptor 51E2-like, which translates to MMQDLQKHNFSYSNFILIGFPGFLEKRQLLFIPFCLLFILSISSNSVIIHTIRTGHTLQSPMYILICTIAAVDLSIPMTFAPKMLLAFLFDWNEISLIGCLVQMFFVHLTSSFQSTVLLVMALDRYVAICSPLRYNDYINNSTLLKMSIAALIRNSIFIIIFTIPAGYLTFCTSNVIEHCYCDHMSLVSLACDNTLKNNIMGLAAIIFVAGVDLIFIFFSYFKIFHAVLRTASGKGRQKAIHTCSTHLIVILMGYLLALCSFLAYRIRNSVSTDTHILVSVLYLMLPSCFNPIIYGVRTKEIREQILQKMKGGKMCSVSNISQELELET; encoded by the coding sequence ATGATGCAAGATcttcaaaaacacaatttttcttatagtaactttattttaattggaTTTCCGGGATTCTTGGAAAAAAGGCAATTGCTTTTCattcctttttgtcttttatttatattgtctATATCTTCAAATTCTGTAATCATACACACAATTCGCACAGGACATACCCTGCAGTCTCctatgtatatattaatatgcACAATAGCAGCTGTAGATTTATCCATACCCATGACTTTTGCTCCAAAAATGTTGCTGGCATTTTTATTTGATTGGAATGAAATTTCTCTAATTGGCTGTCTTGTTCAGATGTTTTTTGTTCACTTGACAAGCTCATTTCAGTCAACTGTACTTTTAGTAATGGCTTTAGATCGCTATGTTGCAATATGCAGTCCATTGCGCTACAATGATTATATAAATAATTCTACTTTACTAAAGATGTCTATAGCAGCGCTAATAAGAAATAGcattttcattattatctttACAATTCCAGCAGGTTATTTGACATTCTGTACGTCAAATGTGATTGAGCATTGCTACTGTGATCACATGTCATTGGTGAGTTTAGCTTGTGataatactttaaaaaacaacatCATGGGATTAGCAGCTATCATTTTTGTAGCAGGTGTGgacttaatatttattttcttttcatattttaaaatcttcCATGCAGTCCTCAGAACAGCTTCTGGAAAAGGAAGACAAAAAGCAATTCATACATGTAGCACACATTTAATTGTTATCCTGATGGGTTATCTTTTAGCtttgtgctcattccttgcataTCGGATAAGAAATTCAGTTTCAACCGATACTCACATTTTAGTGAGTGTACTCTATTTAATGTTACCCAGTTGTTTTAACCCCATTATCTATGGTGTCAGAACAAAGGAGATCAGagaacaaattttacaaaaaatgaaaggaggaaaAATGTGCTCTGTTTCAAATATAAGCCAAGAATTAGAACTTGAaacataa